Proteins co-encoded in one uncultured Draconibacterium sp. genomic window:
- a CDS encoding TetR/AcrR family transcriptional regulator, with protein sequence MPRSPEQFDDIRKQKKQLIMETALELFAENGYHATSISQIAAKAKISKGLTYNYFNSKKEILDELMNHGFNEIYDNLDINHDGVLTSEEFIYFIRQNFKLLRENMQHWKLFFSLLLQPQISQTFAKTYEEKAAPIFNLFYGFIKEQGSKDPENDLMAIASLIEGAFLYCVAAPDVFPMEKLEEAVISASFKIVNNQ encoded by the coding sequence ATGCCAAGAAGTCCGGAACAATTCGACGATATCAGAAAACAGAAAAAGCAGTTGATCATGGAAACTGCGCTGGAATTATTTGCAGAAAATGGTTATCATGCAACTTCAATTAGCCAGATTGCAGCCAAAGCAAAAATTTCCAAAGGACTAACCTACAACTATTTTAACAGCAAAAAAGAGATTCTTGATGAGCTAATGAATCATGGTTTTAACGAAATTTACGACAACCTGGACATTAACCATGATGGAGTGCTAACCAGCGAAGAGTTTATTTATTTTATTCGTCAAAATTTTAAGCTACTTCGTGAAAATATGCAACATTGGAAATTATTCTTTTCGCTGTTGTTGCAACCACAAATCTCACAAACTTTTGCCAAAACCTACGAAGAGAAAGCGGCTCCTATTTTCAATTTATTTTATGGATTTATTAAAGAACAAGGGAGCAAAGATCCGGAAAACGACCTGATGGCCATTGCCTCATTAATAGAAGGCGCCTTTTTATATTGTGTTGCTGCCCCTGATGTTTTCCCGATGGAAAAACTGGAAGAGGCCGTTATTTCAGCGTCATTTAAAATCGTTAACAATCAATAA
- a CDS encoding outer membrane lipoprotein-sorting protein yields the protein MKHIQLTLTFMLLGLAVFAQDMTAIIKQADEKFRGESSRGEMTMIIERPGWSRTVSMKNWTLGNDYSLIYITAPAKEKGQVFLKRDKEMWNWVPNIERMIKIPPSMMMQSWMGSDFTNDDLVKESQMAKDYSNKLLGEEEVDGYSCYKIELIPHEDAPVVWGKVIMWVSKEELHWLKAEFYDEDGFLVNTEILTDVKMMDDREMPTRLEMIPADEEGNKTVMIFDKIEFDVDLKESFFSQQNMKRIR from the coding sequence ATGAAACACATACAACTTACACTAACATTTATGCTTTTGGGCCTTGCAGTATTTGCACAGGACATGACAGCAATAATAAAACAAGCCGACGAAAAATTCAGAGGAGAATCCAGTCGCGGTGAAATGACCATGATTATTGAACGACCGGGCTGGAGTAGGACTGTTTCGATGAAAAACTGGACTTTGGGTAACGATTATTCGCTCATCTACATTACCGCACCGGCCAAAGAAAAAGGCCAAGTCTTTCTGAAACGCGATAAGGAAATGTGGAACTGGGTGCCAAACATCGAGCGGATGATAAAAATTCCGCCGTCGATGATGATGCAGTCGTGGATGGGATCAGATTTTACAAATGATGATTTGGTGAAGGAATCGCAGATGGCAAAAGACTACTCGAACAAATTGCTTGGCGAGGAAGAAGTTGATGGTTATTCGTGTTATAAAATCGAACTGATACCACACGAAGATGCGCCCGTTGTTTGGGGAAAAGTAATTATGTGGGTGTCGAAAGAAGAACTGCACTGGCTAAAAGCTGAGTTTTACGACGAGGATGGCTTTTTGGTAAACACCGAAATTCTGACGGATGTAAAAATGATGGACGACCGCGAAATGCCAACACGCCTGGAAATGATTCCGGCAGATGAAGAAGGCAACAAAACGGTTATGATCTTTGATAAAATTGAATTCGATGTCGATCTGAAAGAGAGTTTCTTCTCTCAGCAAAACATGAAAAGGATCAGATGA
- a CDS encoding four helix bundle protein, translated as MNTKDKFIEELKQRTKKFAVDIILFCETLENSKASSVITYQLIKSATSTGANYRAACRGRSKSEFFSKICIVVEESDESVYWLEVIKEANLSSDPKELVRLLKEATEISKIMTKAKDTTYKNLNGK; from the coding sequence ATGAACACAAAGGATAAATTTATTGAAGAGTTGAAACAACGAACGAAGAAGTTTGCAGTTGATATTATTCTTTTCTGTGAAACCTTAGAGAATTCGAAAGCGAGTTCAGTAATTACCTATCAGTTGATTAAATCAGCTACATCAACCGGAGCCAACTACCGGGCAGCTTGCCGGGGACGTTCCAAATCGGAATTCTTCAGTAAAATCTGTATCGTAGTTGAAGAATCTGACGAATCTGTATACTGGCTCGAAGTAATTAAAGAAGCGAACTTATCCAGTGATCCAAAAGAACTGGTTCGCCTGCTAAAAGAGGCCACTGAAATTTCAAAAATTATGACAAAAGCAAAAGATACCACTTACAAAAACCTAAATGGTAAATAG
- a CDS encoding FtsX-like permease family protein, translating into MKTNIKLAWRNLWRNKRRTIIAISSIVFSVLLASYMRSMQEGSYDSMIDNSVKFYTGYLQVQDTAYWDERTLDNSFEVNSELQNKIKNIKDVTLVSNRLESFSLAADHMKSKPAMVMGIEPEAEDQITNLSKKMQSGDFIKTGDKEVVIGGGLAKYLELDVGDTLVMISQGYHGISASGLFPIKGIIKHPNAEFNKRLIYMDIETARDFYSAYGLSTSLVVMTDDHYTVNHIKKEIEQILPEQNTVMTWTEMTPELVQIIQSDRGGGIIMLGILYLVIAFGMFSVVIMMVKERQREFGVTHAVGMQKRKLASLVFIETLFIGLIGCAIGLLISYFFCLYFFYNPIPLTGDMAKATEIYGMEPYMFVSMKASLFYNQMIVVFLISLFIAIFPMTNVSRLKITKAMRS; encoded by the coding sequence ATGAAAACAAACATAAAACTAGCATGGCGAAACCTTTGGCGGAACAAACGCCGGACTATCATTGCCATATCGTCTATCGTGTTCAGCGTATTGCTGGCCTCGTACATGCGATCGATGCAGGAAGGTTCGTACGATAGTATGATCGATAATTCGGTAAAATTCTACACCGGATATTTGCAGGTGCAGGATACTGCTTACTGGGATGAACGTACCCTTGACAATAGTTTTGAGGTAAATTCGGAATTACAGAACAAGATTAAAAATATAAAAGACGTCACTTTGGTTTCCAACCGTTTGGAATCGTTTTCTCTTGCCGCCGACCATATGAAAAGTAAACCGGCGATGGTGATGGGTATTGAACCTGAAGCCGAAGACCAGATCACCAATCTCTCAAAAAAAATGCAGTCGGGCGACTTTATTAAAACAGGTGATAAAGAAGTTGTGATCGGCGGAGGCCTGGCCAAATATCTTGAACTTGATGTTGGCGACACACTGGTGATGATCTCGCAAGGTTATCACGGAATTAGTGCGAGTGGCTTGTTCCCGATTAAAGGAATTATAAAACATCCTAACGCAGAGTTTAACAAGCGCCTGATTTACATGGACATTGAAACAGCCCGCGATTTTTATTCCGCTTATGGATTATCGACCTCACTCGTTGTAATGACCGATGATCACTATACCGTTAATCATATCAAAAAAGAAATTGAGCAAATTCTACCCGAGCAAAATACGGTAATGACCTGGACAGAGATGACACCTGAACTGGTGCAGATCATTCAAAGCGACCGCGGCGGTGGGATAATCATGCTGGGCATTCTTTACCTGGTTATCGCATTTGGCATGTTCAGCGTGGTAATTATGATGGTAAAAGAACGCCAACGTGAGTTTGGTGTTACACACGCCGTAGGAATGCAAAAACGAAAACTAGCCTCCTTGGTTTTTATCGAAACCCTTTTTATTGGATTGATAGGATGTGCAATAGGATTGCTAATCAGCTATTTTTTCTGCCTGTACTTTTTCTACAACCCGATTCCATTAACTGGAGATATGGCAAAAGCCACCGAAATTTACGGCATGGAGCCATACATGTTCGTCTCTATGAAAGCCTCGCTCTTTTACAACCAAATGATTGTGGTTTTCCTCATCAGCCTGTTTATAGCGATTTTCCCGATGACCAACGTCAGTCGGTTAAAGATCACTAAGGCAATGCGCAGTTAA
- a CDS encoding FtsX-like permease family protein encodes MILSIAWRNVWRSKTRSIVMIAAIALGLFAGIFMMAFMNGMYNSRIESATKSELSHIQVHAPHFLDNTESELFISEGFKLAERIEALDSVEAASPRLIAEPFIMAAHGTGGGKMLGIDPEKEKQVTDIWEHLVDGTYLEKTSRMPPVLVGQKMADKLQLKIGTKINVQLVDFNGNLSSKGYRVAGIYKTVNTGFDEMHLFVNINDLRSQIGIQPDAVHEIAILLKDNSYAPLVKPSVQKIAAGMDVQTWKELSPEMSLITDSMDQYMYIFILIILIALCFGIINTMLMAVLERVKEIGMLMAVGMNKRRIFNMIIMESVMLTLTGGVFGILLGIGISRIFENHPINLSAFAQGLEQYGMSTEIATEFPSHSLGILIVLVVLTGLISAIYPARKALKLNPAEATRTE; translated from the coding sequence ATGATACTTTCAATAGCATGGCGAAACGTTTGGCGAAGCAAAACCCGCAGTATTGTAATGATTGCGGCCATTGCGCTGGGACTTTTTGCAGGCATATTCATGATGGCATTTATGAATGGCATGTACAATTCGCGAATTGAATCGGCCACCAAATCGGAGTTGTCGCACATTCAGGTGCATGCTCCTCATTTTCTTGATAACACCGAATCGGAATTGTTTATTTCCGAAGGATTCAAACTGGCCGAAAGAATTGAAGCACTCGATTCGGTAGAAGCGGCCTCTCCCCGACTGATTGCTGAACCGTTTATAATGGCAGCTCATGGAACTGGCGGTGGCAAAATGTTAGGCATCGATCCGGAAAAAGAAAAGCAGGTTACCGATATTTGGGAGCACCTGGTTGATGGCACTTACCTTGAAAAAACCAGCCGGATGCCTCCTGTTCTGGTCGGACAAAAAATGGCTGATAAGCTGCAACTAAAAATTGGTACCAAAATAAATGTACAACTGGTTGATTTTAATGGCAACCTATCGTCGAAAGGCTACCGAGTGGCGGGAATTTACAAAACGGTAAACACCGGTTTTGATGAAATGCATTTGTTTGTCAACATCAACGACCTGCGTTCGCAAATTGGCATTCAACCCGACGCCGTTCATGAAATTGCCATTCTGCTAAAGGATAACAGTTATGCACCGCTTGTAAAACCATCGGTGCAAAAAATAGCAGCCGGAATGGACGTGCAAACCTGGAAAGAACTAAGTCCGGAAATGTCGCTCATTACCGATTCGATGGACCAGTACATGTATATTTTTATTTTGATCATTCTTATCGCATTGTGTTTCGGTATCATCAACACCATGTTGATGGCAGTGCTGGAACGTGTAAAGGAAATTGGAATGCTGATGGCCGTAGGGATGAACAAACGAAGGATCTTTAACATGATCATCATGGAATCGGTTATGCTGACACTCACCGGAGGCGTATTCGGGATACTGCTTGGAATCGGTATTTCACGAATTTTCGAAAATCATCCGATTAATTTATCAGCATTTGCTCAGGGATTGGAGCAATACGGCATGTCAACCGAAATTGCAACGGAATTCCCATCTCACTCATTAGGAATTTTAATTGTGCTGGTGGTATTAACCGGGTTAATATCGGCGATTTACCCGGCTCGAAAAGCACTAAAATTAAATCCGGCAGAAGCTACAAGAACAGAATAA
- a CDS encoding ABC transporter ATP-binding protein, translating into MKIIEIKNLHKIYNGSSVSVHAVNGINMSIEEGEFTAIVGPSGSGKTTLLNIIGGLDDASEGSVEIEGVKINELSSRKLTDFRMKNIGFVFQAYNLIPVLTAKENVEFIMHLQGSKKADRDARTSELLKAVGLGDMMDRRPSKLSGGQQQRVAVARALASKPKFVLADEPTANLDSHSTENLLDIMEQLNKEEKITFIFSTHDQRVVNKARRVITIEDGKIISDEKK; encoded by the coding sequence ATGAAAATAATAGAAATTAAAAATCTGCACAAAATTTACAACGGAAGCTCAGTGTCCGTTCATGCAGTTAACGGCATAAACATGTCGATTGAAGAAGGCGAATTTACCGCCATTGTTGGTCCATCCGGATCGGGCAAAACAACCTTACTGAATATTATCGGCGGTTTGGATGATGCTTCTGAAGGATCGGTTGAAATTGAAGGCGTTAAAATAAATGAATTATCGTCACGAAAACTGACTGATTTCAGAATGAAAAACATTGGCTTTGTCTTTCAGGCTTACAATCTGATTCCTGTTCTGACCGCCAAAGAAAATGTGGAATTTATTATGCATTTGCAGGGAAGCAAAAAAGCCGACCGCGATGCACGTACCAGCGAGCTTCTAAAAGCGGTTGGATTAGGCGATATGATGGATCGCCGGCCATCGAAACTTTCGGGCGGGCAACAACAAAGAGTAGCCGTAGCGCGTGCTTTGGCATCGAAACCCAAATTCGTACTGGCCGATGAGCCTACTGCCAATCTCGATTCGCACTCAACTGAAAATCTGCTCGATATTATGGAGCAACTTAATAAAGAGGAAAAAATAACGTTTATATTTTCAACACACGACCAGCGGGTGGTAAACAAAGCGCGGCGTGTAATTACCATCGAAGATGGAAAGATCATCAGCGATGAGAAAAAGTAA
- a CDS encoding CAP domain-containing protein, with product MINTKIWIAILFIGLCLGASANEKLKDRTLNTASDVNYLSELEKEVIYEINLFRSNPSEYAEKYIAPLAKYYERKVLHYPGDKSIMTQEGVSALNECVRVLKKATPAPVLFPDKLLTKAASDHQKDQAKTGKTGHIGKDRSNSKDRIERYGKWQVRIAENIAYGNTSAQQIVIFLLIDDGVKNRGHRANLLQPDFKRVGVACGSHPQYNTMCVMDLAGGMENN from the coding sequence ATGATAAACACGAAGATTTGGATAGCGATTTTATTCATCGGTCTGTGCCTGGGAGCTTCGGCCAATGAAAAATTAAAAGACCGTACCTTAAACACGGCATCCGATGTCAACTACTTATCGGAATTGGAGAAAGAAGTGATTTACGAGATCAACCTGTTCCGTTCAAATCCGTCGGAGTATGCTGAAAAATATATTGCCCCTTTGGCTAAATATTACGAAAGAAAGGTATTGCATTACCCCGGCGATAAATCGATAATGACGCAGGAAGGTGTAAGTGCGTTGAACGAATGTGTACGTGTTTTAAAAAAGGCGACTCCGGCACCGGTTTTATTTCCGGATAAACTTTTGACAAAAGCGGCCAGCGATCATCAAAAAGATCAAGCCAAAACAGGCAAAACAGGCCATATTGGAAAGGATCGTTCAAACTCAAAAGATCGGATAGAACGATATGGGAAATGGCAGGTTCGTATAGCCGAGAATATTGCTTATGGAAATACTTCGGCTCAGCAGATCGTCATTTTTCTCTTAATCGACGATGGCGTTAAAAACCGGGGCCATCGGGCAAATCTTCTTCAACCTGATTTTAAAAGAGTTGGCGTGGCTTGCGGTTCACATCCACAATACAACACCATGTGTGTGATGGATTTGGCGGGTGGAATGGAAAACAACTGA
- a CDS encoding group 1 truncated hemoglobin, with amino-acid sequence MGTQVEQSLYERLGGIEGITSIVDDIVDNHMSNPAVNARFLPLKENPTHFAEVRQHLINFLAAGSGGPQEYTGKDMLSSHKGMNIGQGEYMHVIDDIMKALTKNNIDEQTQKDVLAIAYSLKGDIAGV; translated from the coding sequence ATGGGAACACAAGTAGAACAAAGCCTTTACGAACGACTAGGAGGCATCGAAGGAATTACATCAATTGTTGACGACATTGTCGATAACCACATGTCCAATCCGGCAGTAAACGCCCGGTTTTTACCATTAAAAGAAAATCCTACACATTTTGCAGAAGTGCGTCAACACCTCATTAACTTTTTGGCAGCAGGCAGCGGAGGACCGCAGGAATATACAGGAAAAGATATGCTGTCGTCGCATAAGGGAATGAATATCGGACAGGGCGAGTACATGCATGTTATCGACGATATTATGAAAGCTTTAACAAAGAATAATATCGATGAACAAACACAAAAAGATGTGCTGGCAATTGCCTATTCTTTAAAAGGAGATATTGCAGGAGTTTGA
- the ssb gene encoding single-stranded DNA-binding protein yields MNALRNSVRLLGHLGEDPKVRRLESGKIVANFNIATNEIYRDSNGNKQTETTWHRLVAWGKNAEVAEKYLKKGKEIAIEGKLTNRQWEDKNGEKQYMTEVVINSLLMLDKAAN; encoded by the coding sequence ATGAATGCATTAAGAAACAGCGTAAGATTGTTAGGTCACCTGGGAGAAGATCCAAAAGTAAGAAGGTTGGAGAGTGGAAAAATTGTTGCCAATTTTAATATTGCAACCAACGAAATTTACCGCGACAGCAACGGAAATAAACAAACCGAAACTACCTGGCACCGTTTGGTGGCCTGGGGCAAAAATGCCGAGGTGGCTGAAAAATACCTGAAAAAAGGAAAAGAAATTGCCATTGAAGGAAAATTGACCAATCGCCAGTGGGAAGATAAAAACGGCGAAAAGCAATATATGACAGAGGTGGTTATCAATTCGTTGCTGATGTTGGATAAGGCTGCAAATTAG
- a CDS encoding 6-bladed beta-propeller, which produces MKHTTIILLSLLLIFNSCTEKPAVNNGIPEILLKKSTDILPILSFVDNLNYLELKVNEAKIEFGDILNVKEIDGDLIILQRRAREISFIRFTKAGDFINTIVSNKEGSGKIKNPLDIISYQKDFAVLAEDGIYIVGKDGKYKTKLIGAKMPGSKFFESKNRFYVVNDVPDYGLYTVYSENQKAKKMVFPEERLKDLGRSNLAASGAQNITLVSSYSDTVFAYRNNTFKPAYLIESDGYPSFAKIWLNTCDKDDIETLKYIHNTHHSKIKSYFENNNYIFLTYWLGSHQTTALIKKNTWETMYFAEAVNNIDGGIWDNPSFLSQKNELYIPITAYKVGGHKISDKRHKEFEKVQLHIAATGNPILMRCRLK; this is translated from the coding sequence GTGAAACATACCACTATTATTTTATTATCCTTATTGCTGATTTTTAATTCATGTACCGAAAAACCGGCGGTGAATAATGGAATCCCGGAAATTTTACTGAAAAAATCAACGGATATTTTGCCCATCTTGAGTTTTGTAGATAACCTGAATTACCTGGAGCTAAAAGTAAATGAGGCAAAAATTGAATTTGGCGATATTCTGAATGTTAAAGAAATAGATGGCGACTTGATCATTCTTCAACGTCGGGCACGCGAAATCAGTTTTATTCGATTTACAAAAGCAGGTGACTTTATAAATACAATTGTAAGCAACAAAGAGGGAAGTGGTAAGATCAAAAATCCACTGGATATTATTTCCTACCAAAAGGATTTTGCTGTATTGGCCGAAGACGGAATTTATATAGTTGGCAAAGATGGCAAATACAAAACCAAATTAATAGGGGCTAAAATGCCGGGAAGTAAATTTTTTGAATCGAAAAACCGGTTTTATGTAGTGAATGATGTACCGGATTATGGATTGTATACGGTGTATTCTGAAAATCAGAAGGCCAAAAAAATGGTATTTCCAGAAGAGCGTTTAAAAGATCTTGGACGATCGAATCTGGCTGCTTCAGGAGCTCAAAATATTACACTGGTATCGTCGTACAGCGATACGGTTTTTGCTTATAGAAACAATACTTTTAAACCGGCGTACCTGATTGAAAGTGACGGTTATCCATCGTTTGCAAAAATATGGCTAAACACCTGCGATAAAGATGATATTGAAACATTGAAATATATACACAACACGCACCACTCTAAAATTAAAAGCTACTTCGAAAACAACAATTACATTTTTCTCACGTATTGGTTGGGATCGCATCAAACCACTGCATTAATTAAAAAGAATACATGGGAAACCATGTATTTTGCCGAGGCGGTGAATAATATCGATGGCGGAATTTGGGATAATCCTTCATTCCTTTCACAAAAAAATGAGCTTTATATTCCGATTACGGCCTATAAAGTTGGCGGGCACAAAATTTCAGATAAACGCCACAAAGAGTTTGAGAAAGTACAGTTGCATATTGCAGCAACTGGAAATCCGATTTTAATGCGTTGCCGACTTAAATAA
- a CDS encoding glycoside hydrolase family 88 protein, translating to MNKTILLLIATVLLSGTSMAQKAGNEKLFKDKYIKKAMVRALDWQLDHPKHELYDWTNGAFYAGVFAAYETTGAKKIWKAMYEMGEANEWNPGPRLHHADDHVICQTYIDMYRISGDKKMIEPFIATMDEFMKTPYEADGIYEKTWWWCDALFMAPPAFVKLGITLDDDKYVKLSDKLWKETYDLLWDKEYHLYARDMSYKWNEPGIEEKQEANGKKIFWSRGNGWVMGGLVRVLSELPEDYPNRDFYIQNYKEMAVKIVSLQQEDGLWRSSLLDPESYPGGEASGSGFYCYALAWGINNGILDKDIYLPAVEKAWVGLNGLIQADGHVGWCQPIGADPRKNFEADSWEVYGTGAFLLAGSEVIKLN from the coding sequence ATGAACAAAACGATTCTACTACTTATTGCTACTGTTCTGCTAAGCGGAACTTCGATGGCACAAAAAGCAGGTAACGAAAAGCTTTTTAAAGACAAATACATAAAAAAAGCAATGGTCAGGGCACTTGATTGGCAGTTGGATCATCCAAAACACGAGTTGTACGACTGGACCAACGGTGCATTTTACGCCGGCGTTTTTGCGGCTTACGAAACAACGGGGGCGAAAAAAATATGGAAAGCCATGTATGAAATGGGAGAGGCTAATGAATGGAACCCAGGGCCACGATTACATCATGCCGACGACCATGTAATTTGCCAGACTTACATTGATATGTACCGGATTTCAGGTGATAAAAAAATGATTGAACCATTTATTGCAACCATGGATGAGTTTATGAAAACGCCGTACGAAGCCGACGGAATTTACGAAAAAACATGGTGGTGGTGCGATGCACTGTTTATGGCACCTCCGGCATTTGTAAAGCTCGGAATTACTTTAGACGACGATAAATACGTGAAACTGTCGGATAAACTTTGGAAAGAAACATACGACTTGCTTTGGGACAAAGAATACCATTTATATGCACGCGATATGAGCTACAAATGGAACGAACCCGGAATTGAAGAAAAGCAGGAAGCCAACGGAAAGAAAATCTTTTGGTCGCGCGGAAACGGCTGGGTAATGGGCGGTTTGGTGCGTGTGCTTTCCGAATTGCCTGAAGATTATCCGAACCGTGATTTCTATATTCAGAATTATAAAGAAATGGCGGTAAAAATTGTTTCGCTGCAACAGGAAGATGGTTTATGGCGCTCTAGTCTACTTGATCCGGAATCTTATCCTGGAGGAGAAGCCAGTGGTTCCGGTTTCTATTGTTATGCATTGGCATGGGGAATTAACAATGGGATTCTGGATAAAGACATTTACCTGCCTGCAGTTGAAAAGGCCTGGGTAGGATTGAATGGATTGATTCAAGCCGACGGACATGTTGGCTGGTGTCAGCCAATTGGTGCCGATCCACGAAAAAACTTCGAAGCCGACAGTTGGGAAGTATACGGAACAGGAGCTTTTTTGCTGGCTGGTAGCGAGGTGATAAAACTAAATTAG
- the hisG gene encoding ATP phosphoribosyltransferase has product MEKLKIAIQTKGRLNEDSMGLINEAGIGLSVGKRKLVSEAKNFPMDALFLRDDDIPQTVADGVADIGVVGENEMAEKDENVVIAKRLGFSKCRLSLAIPKSIDYPGVEFFNGKKIATSYPVILKKFLDENNITAEIHVITGSVEIAPGIGLADAIFDIVSSGSTLVSNRLKEVEVVMKSEAVLIANPNLSAEKQEILDELIFRIESVQRAEGKKYILLNVPNEKIEEITSLLPGMKAPTLVPLAKEGWSSMHSVIAEDDFWEVIGKLKKAGAEGILVVPIEKMIF; this is encoded by the coding sequence ATGGAAAAACTCAAAATTGCTATTCAGACAAAAGGAAGGTTAAACGAAGACTCAATGGGGCTCATCAACGAAGCCGGAATTGGATTGAGCGTTGGTAAACGAAAACTGGTATCGGAGGCGAAAAACTTCCCGATGGATGCCTTGTTTTTACGCGACGACGATATTCCACAAACTGTTGCCGATGGTGTAGCCGACATTGGTGTAGTTGGCGAAAACGAAATGGCCGAAAAAGACGAGAACGTGGTAATTGCGAAACGTCTTGGATTTTCGAAATGCCGCTTATCGCTGGCCATCCCAAAATCAATCGATTATCCGGGTGTTGAATTCTTCAATGGCAAAAAAATTGCCACCTCCTACCCTGTTATCCTGAAAAAGTTTTTGGACGAAAACAACATCACTGCAGAGATTCACGTAATTACCGGATCGGTAGAAATTGCACCGGGAATTGGTTTGGCCGATGCTATTTTCGACATCGTAAGTTCAGGATCAACACTGGTAAGCAACCGTTTGAAAGAAGTTGAAGTGGTAATGAAATCGGAAGCAGTGCTGATTGCCAATCCAAATCTTTCAGCTGAAAAGCAAGAGATTCTTGACGAACTGATTTTCAGAATTGAATCGGTACAACGTGCTGAAGGTAAGAAGTACATTCTTCTGAATGTTCCAAACGAAAAAATTGAAGAAATAACTTCGTTGCTTCCGGGAATGAAAGCGCCAACATTGGTTCCGCTGGCAAAAGAAGGCTGGAGTTCGATGCATTCGGTTATTGCAGAAGATGACTTCTGGGAAGTAATTGGTAAACTAAAAAAAGCCGGTGCCGAAGGAATTTTGGTTGTTCCTATTGAGAAAATGATCTTTTAG
- a CDS encoding EamA family transporter gives MTTRQYILFAIPSLIWGSTWYAIKFQLGTVDPLLSVAYRFLAAGILLILFCVVTGRKMKFSLREHLMMLLLGLCLFGINYWFVYEAETILASGVVAVIFSLIIFFNIFFNAVLLKGKIKPDVILAAVLGVGGTALLFKNELKTIQNGSGDWIVFLLCLGGLTFASLGNIISAYKQKKNMPVLQANAYGMLYGGLAMFAVVLMTGKPLNFEASLNYSVSLLYLTIFGSIVAFSTYLKLLGEIGPDRSIYVTLITPAIALLISTFFEGYRWDVFAVLGILLLFSGNILALRFKTKKTVS, from the coding sequence ATGACAACGAGACAGTACATACTATTTGCCATTCCATCGCTGATCTGGGGATCGACATGGTATGCCATTAAGTTCCAACTGGGAACGGTTGATCCGCTGTTATCGGTTGCCTATCGTTTTTTGGCAGCCGGCATTCTGCTCATTTTATTTTGTGTGGTTACGGGAAGAAAAATGAAATTCTCCCTGCGCGAACACCTGATGATGTTGCTTTTGGGACTCTGTCTTTTCGGGATCAATTACTGGTTTGTTTACGAAGCAGAAACCATTTTGGCCAGCGGAGTGGTGGCTGTAATATTCTCCCTAATCATTTTCTTCAATATATTTTTCAATGCAGTTTTGCTAAAAGGAAAAATAAAGCCCGATGTAATTCTGGCTGCAGTTTTAGGAGTTGGCGGTACTGCATTGCTTTTTAAAAATGAGTTGAAAACGATTCAGAATGGCAGCGGCGATTGGATTGTTTTTTTGCTTTGCCTTGGAGGCCTCACTTTCGCTTCATTAGGCAACATTATCTCGGCGTATAAGCAAAAGAAAAACATGCCTGTTTTGCAGGCCAACGCCTATGGAATGTTGTACGGAGGATTGGCCATGTTTGCAGTTGTTTTAATGACAGGTAAACCGCTTAATTTTGAAGCATCACTGAATTATTCGGTGTCATTATTGTATCTCACAATTTTCGGATCGATAGTCGCTTTTTCAACCTATTTAAAACTGTTGGGAGAAATTGGTCCCGACCGTTCGATTTACGTTACGCTGATTACACCGGCCATTGCTTTGTTAATTTCTACATTTTTTGAAGGTTACCGATGGGATGTATTCGCTGTGTTGGGAATACTTTTGCTATTTTCGGGCAACATTCTGGCTTTACGATTTAAAACCAAAAAAACAGTTTCATGA